From the genome of Eucalyptus grandis isolate ANBG69807.140 chromosome 2, ASM1654582v1, whole genome shotgun sequence, one region includes:
- the LOC108955374 gene encoding ethylene-responsive transcription factor ERF098 produces MEGSSSRGNQNSENKDEMGKKRGSRSRCDQNRYCAFRWRPWGKFAAEIRDPLRNGTRLWLRTFETAEEPFVIIRCVSSTEPSRDMIEFEYLDHKLLEELLMSHSDM; encoded by the exons ATGGAAGGATCTTCTTCAAGAGGTAATCAGAATAGTGAGAACAAAGATGAGATGGGGAAGAAGAGGGGATCACGGTCGCGATGTGATCAAAACCGGTACTGTGCATTCCGGTGGCGCCCCTGGGGCAAGTTTGCGGCTGAGATCCGGGACCCCTTGAGGAACGGCACCCGCCTCTGGCTCAGGACCTTTGAGACTGCGGAGGAGCC GTTCGTCATCATCCGCTGTGTCAGCTCTACCGAGCCTTCCAGAGACATGATCGAGTTCGAGTATCTGGACCATAAGTTGTTGGAGGAACTACTGATGTCGCACAGCGACATGTAG